A window of the Thermoleophilia bacterium SCSIO 60948 genome harbors these coding sequences:
- a CDS encoding AMP-binding protein — MVEGGAEGAGAAAIDWLRARRLSSPERVALLGADGRALTYGELDVAADRAATALRSEGAEPGRPVSMALEPGVDAIVALHGAVRLGATARMLRAGERPDDAGEPLVSSAEQLRAAVDPGPGAPTVSAGTGLSLIRTSGTSGVPKWVELSRGNHFASAVGSAFNLGVDPADRWLCCLPLNHVGGLTIAIRSTIYGTAALIHPRFETDRVAAALDGDGVTIVSLVATQLRRLLDAGAAVDRPRVILLGGGPAPPELIAEALERGARVVQSYGLTEACSQVTTLAAADAARRIGSSGRPLLTTRVEVDPGGEILVSGPTVAGGSLAADGRLHTGDLGELDEAGFLWVRDRISDLIVSGGENVLPAEVEAALASHPSVADAAVIGLPDREWQEAVSAFVVAAGEPVPERELLEFAAGRLARHELPKRITWVDELPRGAGGKLRRRELRDRYAPGG, encoded by the coding sequence ATGGTTGAGGGCGGAGCCGAAGGAGCCGGAGCGGCGGCGATCGACTGGCTGCGAGCGCGCCGGCTGAGCTCGCCCGAGCGCGTCGCGCTGCTCGGTGCCGACGGGCGAGCTCTGACCTACGGCGAGCTCGATGTCGCCGCCGACCGCGCCGCCACGGCGCTACGAAGCGAAGGCGCGGAGCCCGGCAGACCGGTCTCGATGGCGCTCGAGCCGGGCGTCGACGCCATCGTCGCCCTCCACGGCGCGGTTCGGCTCGGCGCGACGGCCCGAATGCTGCGCGCCGGGGAGCGGCCCGACGATGCCGGCGAGCCCCTGGTCTCGTCGGCCGAGCAGCTCCGGGCGGCCGTCGATCCCGGGCCCGGTGCGCCGACCGTCTCGGCCGGCACGGGTCTCAGCCTGATCCGCACCTCGGGCACGTCGGGCGTCCCGAAGTGGGTCGAGCTCAGCCGTGGCAATCACTTCGCGAGCGCGGTCGGCTCCGCCTTCAATCTGGGCGTAGACCCGGCCGATCGCTGGCTCTGCTGCCTGCCGCTCAACCACGTCGGTGGGCTCACGATCGCGATCCGCTCGACGATCTACGGCACCGCGGCGCTGATCCACCCGCGCTTCGAGACCGATCGCGTCGCGGCCGCGCTCGACGGCGACGGCGTCACCATCGTCTCGCTCGTGGCCACGCAGCTTCGGCGCCTGCTCGACGCGGGGGCCGCCGTCGATCGGCCGCGGGTGATCCTGCTCGGCGGTGGCCCCGCGCCGCCCGAGCTGATCGCCGAGGCGCTAGAGCGCGGGGCGCGGGTCGTCCAGAGCTACGGGCTCACCGAGGCCTGCTCACAGGTGACGACGCTCGCGGCGGCCGACGCGGCGAGGCGGATCGGGTCCTCGGGCCGGCCGCTGCTCACGACGCGCGTCGAGGTCGACCCGGGCGGCGAGATCCTCGTCTCGGGGCCGACGGTCGCCGGCGGGTCGCTGGCTGCGGACGGACGCCTGCACACCGGCGACCTCGGCGAGCTCGACGAGGCCGGCTTCCTGTGGGTCCGCGACCGGATCTCCGACCTGATCGTCTCGGGGGGCGAGAACGTCCTGCCGGCCGAGGTCGAGGCCGCGCTGGCGTCTCATCCCTCCGTCGCGGATGCCGCGGTCATCGGCCTGCCGGACCGCGAGTGGCAGGAGGCGGTGAGCGCCTTCGTGGTCGCCGCGGGCGAACCGGTGCCCGAGCGCGAGCTGCTCGAGTTCGCCGCCGGCCGGCTGGCCCGCCACGAGCTCCCGAAGCGGATCACCTGGGTCGACGAGCTGCCGCGCGGAGCGGGTGGGAAGCTGCGGCGCCGGGAGCTGCGCGACCGCTACGCGCCGGGCGGCTGA
- the ilvC gene encoding ketol-acid reductoisomerase, whose amino-acid sequence MTGDKDIFYDSDADLSLFDGKTVAILGYGSQGHAHALNLKDSGLNVVVGLREGSSSVAKAEAEGLEVLPVAEAASRGDVVMILLPDEQQSAIWDADIADGIAEGNLLMFAHGFAITYDQIRPPAGVDVGMVAPKGPGHLVRRQYQEGRGVPCLMAVEQDATGNAHDLVLAYAAGVGGGRAGIIETNFKDETETDLFGEQAVLCGGATELVRAGFETLVEAGYDPRLAYFECLHELKLIVDLMYEEGIQGMRHSISNTAEYGDMTRGERVIGQESKAAMREILGEIQSGAFAREWIAENRAGHENFDRMRAEAEGAQVEKVGAELRSMMPWIQKD is encoded by the coding sequence ATGACTGGCGACAAGGACATCTTCTACGACTCCGACGCGGACCTCTCGCTCTTCGACGGCAAGACGGTCGCGATCCTCGGCTACGGCTCGCAGGGCCACGCCCACGCGCTGAATCTCAAGGACTCGGGCCTGAACGTCGTCGTCGGCCTGCGCGAGGGGTCCTCGAGCGTCGCCAAGGCTGAGGCCGAGGGGCTCGAGGTCCTGCCGGTCGCCGAGGCGGCGAGCCGGGGCGACGTCGTGATGATCCTGCTGCCCGACGAGCAGCAGTCGGCGATCTGGGACGCCGACATCGCGGACGGGATCGCCGAGGGCAACCTGCTGATGTTCGCCCACGGCTTCGCGATCACCTACGACCAGATCCGGCCACCGGCCGGCGTCGACGTCGGCATGGTCGCCCCGAAGGGCCCGGGCCACCTCGTTCGTCGCCAGTATCAGGAGGGGCGTGGGGTTCCGTGCCTGATGGCCGTCGAGCAGGACGCCACCGGCAACGCCCACGATCTCGTGCTCGCCTACGCGGCGGGGGTCGGCGGCGGTCGCGCCGGGATCATCGAGACGAACTTCAAGGACGAGACCGAGACCGACCTGTTCGGTGAGCAGGCCGTCCTCTGCGGCGGCGCCACCGAGCTCGTCCGCGCCGGCTTCGAGACGCTCGTCGAGGCGGGCTACGACCCGCGCCTCGCGTACTTCGAGTGCCTGCACGAGCTCAAGCTGATCGTCGACCTCATGTACGAGGAGGGGATCCAGGGGATGCGCCACTCGATCTCCAACACGGCGGAGTACGGCGACATGACCCGCGGCGAGCGCGTGATCGGGCAGGAGTCGAAGGCCGCGATGCGTGAGATCCTCGGCGAGATCCAGTCCGGCGCGTTCGCGCGCGAGTGGATCGCTGAGAACCGCGCCGGTCACGAGAACTTCGACCGCATGCGCGCTGAGGCGGAGGGCGCGCAGGTCGAGAAGGTCGGGGCGGAGCTGCGCTCGATGATGCCCTGGATCCAGAAGGACTGA
- a CDS encoding DUF4389 domain-containing protein → MEAGAGGIEPLGEGLPAELRDYPVQSSVARQEEYSRFLPLIKWLLVIPHLFVLVFVGLVALFAIVLAFFAVLITGRYPRALFDVVLSAYRYGWRVGAYMYLMTDRYPPFAFGDVPDYPARLEIAYPEQGVDRWRPLVAWLLAFPYLFVAGALLTVTGVLTFFAFFTILFTKRYPAGMFDLALVPMRWQQRGNAYSHFMVTRYPPLAWG, encoded by the coding sequence ATGGAGGCAGGTGCAGGTGGGATCGAGCCGCTCGGCGAGGGGCTGCCGGCTGAGCTCCGCGACTACCCGGTGCAGTCGAGCGTGGCGCGCCAGGAGGAGTACTCGCGCTTCCTGCCGCTGATCAAGTGGCTGCTCGTGATCCCGCACCTGTTCGTGCTCGTCTTCGTCGGGCTCGTCGCCTTGTTCGCGATCGTGCTCGCGTTCTTCGCGGTCCTGATCACGGGGCGCTATCCGCGAGCGCTGTTCGACGTCGTGCTTTCGGCCTACCGCTACGGATGGCGCGTCGGGGCCTACATGTACCTGATGACCGACCGCTATCCGCCGTTCGCGTTCGGGGACGTCCCCGACTACCCGGCGCGGCTCGAGATCGCCTACCCCGAGCAGGGTGTCGACCGCTGGCGCCCGCTCGTCGCCTGGTTGCTCGCGTTCCCGTATCTGTTCGTGGCCGGGGCGCTGCTGACGGTGACGGGCGTGCTGACGTTCTTCGCCTTCTTCACGATCCTGTTCACGAAGCGCTACCCCGCGGGCATGTTCGACCTCGCCCTCGTGCCGATGCGCTGGCAGCAGCGCGGCAACGCCTACTCGCACTTCATGGTGACTCGTTACCCGCCGCTCGCCTGGGGCTGA
- a CDS encoding cupin domain-containing protein: MAEVRSGEGYAVSSVDELGEGYGFRKVRQELGVESMGANVIVLPPRYMTNAHYHDVQEELYVVLSGTVQMEFGDGTRHELGPGGLARVSASASRRLINEGQEPATYLCVGAKDGYVGRDGQIAGDEDEARARPLD; the protein is encoded by the coding sequence ATGGCAGAGGTTAGAAGCGGTGAGGGATACGCGGTCTCGAGCGTCGACGAGCTCGGCGAGGGATACGGGTTTCGCAAGGTCCGCCAAGAGCTCGGGGTCGAGTCGATGGGAGCGAACGTGATCGTGCTCCCGCCGCGCTACATGACCAACGCCCACTATCACGACGTTCAGGAGGAGCTCTACGTCGTCCTCTCGGGGACGGTCCAGATGGAGTTCGGGGACGGCACCCGCCACGAGCTCGGGCCGGGTGGGCTCGCACGCGTCTCCGCCTCCGCCTCGCGACGGCTCATCAACGAGGGGCAGGAGCCCGCGACCTACCTATGCGTCGGCGCGAAGGACGGCTACGTCGGTCGCGACGGGCAGATCGCGGGCGACGAGGACGAAGCCCGCGCGCGGCCGCTCGACTGA
- a CDS encoding alanine--glyoxylate aminotransferase family protein, whose translation MPAQPNLFTKQYLLTAGPTPLPPAVSQVMAEPILYHRAPAFIEVYERVLGRLPEVFQTRNQVLCYAASGTGALESAVANLVRPGQGAVVASCGKFGERWAELCEAYEADMTHLAFEWGEKVDPARLDAALGELASPPRAVFTTFSETSTGVVNDIEAIAEVVSRHGSILCVDAVSGLGAAELKQDEWGVDVVISGSQKALMCPPGLAFASVSERALALAAENGAGRYYFDWGKTAKGQAQSPANSAFTPAVSLFMALDVALAQIMDEGLDEVFARHALLARAARAGIEAAGLERFGPEDDAANVVTAARLPDEIDGAAVPKLMRDRYGVTIAGGQGHLKGKIARIAHCGYFGGFDIIVALSALELALADVGHQVEPGAAAGAAMRVFAEAGVTPAPVG comes from the coding sequence ATGCCCGCCCAGCCCAATCTCTTCACGAAGCAGTACCTGCTGACCGCAGGCCCGACGCCGCTGCCGCCGGCCGTCTCGCAGGTCATGGCAGAGCCGATCCTCTACCACCGTGCCCCGGCCTTCATCGAGGTCTACGAGCGCGTCCTGGGTCGCCTGCCGGAGGTCTTCCAGACCCGCAATCAGGTCCTCTGCTACGCCGCCTCGGGCACCGGCGCGCTCGAATCCGCGGTCGCCAACCTCGTCCGTCCGGGCCAGGGCGCGGTCGTGGCGTCGTGCGGGAAGTTCGGCGAGCGCTGGGCCGAGCTCTGCGAGGCCTACGAGGCCGACATGACCCACCTCGCCTTCGAGTGGGGCGAGAAGGTGGATCCGGCCCGCCTCGACGCCGCCCTCGGCGAGCTCGCCTCGCCGCCGCGCGCCGTCTTCACGACCTTCTCGGAGACCTCGACCGGAGTCGTCAACGACATCGAGGCGATCGCCGAGGTCGTCTCGCGCCACGGTTCGATCCTCTGCGTCGACGCGGTCTCGGGCCTCGGCGCCGCCGAGCTCAAGCAGGACGAGTGGGGCGTCGACGTCGTCATCTCGGGCTCGCAGAAGGCGCTGATGTGCCCGCCCGGGCTGGCCTTCGCCTCGGTGTCCGAGCGCGCTCTCGCGCTCGCCGCCGAGAACGGGGCAGGCCGCTACTACTTCGACTGGGGGAAGACCGCGAAGGGCCAGGCGCAGTCGCCCGCCAACTCGGCGTTCACGCCGGCCGTCTCGCTGTTCATGGCCCTCGACGTCGCGCTCGCTCAGATCATGGACGAGGGTCTCGACGAGGTCTTCGCTCGCCACGCGCTGCTCGCCCGAGCGGCACGCGCCGGGATCGAGGCCGCCGGACTGGAGCGCTTCGGTCCCGAGGACGACGCCGCCAACGTCGTCACCGCGGCGCGGCTCCCGGACGAGATCGACGGCGCCGCGGTCCCGAAGCTGATGCGCGACCGCTACGGCGTGACGATCGCCGGCGGCCAGGGACACCTGAAGGGCAAGATCGCGCGGATCGCCCACTGCGGCTACTTCGGCGGCTTCGACATCATCGTCGCGCTGTCGGCGCTCGAGCTGGCGCTCGCCGACGTCGGCCACCAGGTCGAGCCGGGCGCCGCCGCAGGTGCCGCGATGCGGGTCTTCGCCGAGGCCGGCGTCACCCCGGCGCCGGTCGGTTGA
- a CDS encoding phosphoglycerate dehydrogenase, whose protein sequence is MAVASERPRVLVKEKIADAGVELLREDFDVELGVDWDQDELERRLGEFDAILIRSATKMTPELIERGTRLRAIGRAGTGVDNVDLEAATKRGIIVANAPESNSVAAAEHTLALAMALFRNVPQADEALRDGRWERSKFGGNELFGKTLGVIGFGRIGQLVARRAQAFDMDVVAYDRFVAPERFRELGVEGLDNTDELYARADLITIHLPKTPDTVNWIDAEALAKMKPGVRIVNCARGELVDLEALAEALESGPVAGAALDVFPSEPFTDHPILRHPKVVVTPHLGASTSEAQDRAGIHTAQQIRAALTGGVVTNAVNIAAVRPEVMEALAPFVPLCENLGRLAQGLADSPAGRVEVEFHGRIAEHDTRLLGISVLAGILGGHTEETVNLVNAPQIAEERGLELVETKSVASEDFTDLVVVRLGESGAEVEVTGTAVGPRNIPYLTGVWGQSFYMPFAGHLAIFRYHDRPGMIGRVGSACGESDVNIISAAVGAEARPDEAVMAITTDAAVPDAVVARIVADDAFLEGHAVDL, encoded by the coding sequence ATGGCCGTCGCCTCAGAGCGCCCGCGGGTCCTCGTCAAGGAGAAGATCGCCGACGCCGGCGTCGAACTGCTGCGCGAGGACTTCGACGTCGAGCTCGGCGTCGACTGGGATCAGGACGAGCTCGAGCGCAGGCTCGGGGAGTTCGATGCGATCCTGATCCGCTCGGCGACGAAGATGACGCCGGAGCTGATCGAGCGCGGCACCCGCCTGCGGGCGATCGGCCGCGCCGGCACCGGCGTCGACAACGTCGATCTCGAGGCGGCCACGAAGCGAGGGATCATCGTCGCCAACGCGCCCGAGTCGAACTCGGTCGCGGCGGCCGAGCACACGCTCGCGCTCGCGATGGCTCTGTTTCGCAACGTCCCGCAGGCCGACGAGGCGCTTCGCGACGGCCGCTGGGAGCGCTCGAAGTTCGGTGGAAACGAGCTGTTCGGCAAGACGCTCGGCGTGATCGGATTCGGCCGCATCGGCCAGCTCGTCGCGCGCCGTGCCCAGGCCTTCGACATGGACGTGGTCGCCTACGACCGCTTCGTCGCCCCGGAGCGCTTCCGCGAGCTCGGCGTCGAGGGCCTCGACAACACCGACGAGCTCTACGCCCGCGCCGACCTGATCACGATCCATCTCCCCAAGACTCCGGACACGGTCAACTGGATCGATGCCGAGGCGCTGGCGAAGATGAAGCCGGGCGTGCGGATCGTCAACTGCGCCCGCGGCGAGCTCGTCGACCTCGAGGCGCTCGCCGAGGCGCTCGAGTCCGGTCCCGTCGCCGGTGCCGCGCTCGACGTCTTCCCGTCCGAGCCGTTCACCGACCATCCGATCCTCAGGCACCCGAAGGTCGTCGTGACGCCGCATCTCGGCGCCTCGACGAGCGAGGCGCAGGACCGCGCCGGGATCCACACCGCGCAGCAGATCCGCGCAGCGCTCACCGGCGGCGTGGTCACCAACGCGGTCAACATCGCCGCCGTCCGGCCCGAGGTGATGGAGGCCCTGGCGCCGTTCGTGCCGCTGTGCGAGAACCTCGGCCGTCTCGCGCAGGGGCTCGCCGACTCACCAGCCGGACGGGTCGAGGTCGAGTTCCACGGCCGGATCGCAGAGCACGACACGCGGCTGCTCGGGATCTCGGTGCTGGCCGGCATCCTCGGCGGTCACACCGAGGAGACGGTCAACCTCGTCAACGCTCCGCAGATCGCGGAGGAGCGCGGCCTCGAGCTCGTCGAGACGAAGAGCGTCGCCTCCGAGGACTTCACCGACCTCGTCGTGGTGCGCCTCGGCGAGTCAGGCGCGGAGGTAGAGGTGACCGGGACGGCGGTCGGCCCGCGGAACATCCCGTACCTGACCGGCGTCTGGGGCCAGAGCTTCTACATGCCGTTCGCGGGTCACCTCGCGATCTTCCGCTACCACGACCGGCCCGGGATGATCGGCCGCGTCGGGTCGGCCTGTGGCGAGAGCGACGTCAACATCATCTCGGCCGCGGTCGGTGCGGAGGCGCGCCCGGACGAGGCGGTCATGGCGATCACCACCGACGCCGCCGTTCCCGACGCC